A genomic region of Cydia splendana chromosome 17, ilCydSple1.2, whole genome shotgun sequence contains the following coding sequences:
- the LOC134798761 gene encoding small ribosomal subunit protein uS19, protein MAEVDETLKKKRTFRKFTFRGVDLDQLLDMPNEQLMELMHARARRRFARGLKRKPMALVKKLRRAKKEAPPNEKPEIVKTHLRNMIIVPEMVGSIVGIYNGKTFNQVEIKPEMIGHYLGEFSVTYKPVKHGRPGIGATHSSRFIPLK, encoded by the exons ATGGCTGAG GTCGACGAAACTCTTAAGAAGAAGCGTACCTTCAGGAAGTTCACCTTCCGAGGGGTTGATCTCGATCAGCTTCTTGACATGCCCAA tGAGCAACTTATGGAGCTCATGCACGCCCGCGCCCGCAGGCGGTTCGCCCGCGGCCTGAAGCGCAAGCCGATGGCGCTGGTGAAGAAGCTGCGCCGCGCCAAGAAGGAGGCACCGCCCAATGAGAAGCCCGAGATTGTCAAGACACATCTGCGCAACATGATCATTGTTCCAGAAATGGTTGGCTCCATAGTTGGTATCTACAACGGCAAGACCTTCAACCAG GTTGAAATCAAGCCCGAGATGATCGGCCACTACCTGGGCGAGTTCTCTGTCACATACAAGCCTGTCAAGCACGGTAGGCCCGGTATTGGTGCCACCCACAGCTCCCGATTCATCCCGCTCAAGTAG
- the LOC134798559 gene encoding tRNA-uridine aminocarboxypropyltransferase 2 has protein sequence MEEEDVWEDLSNIPADPPHMRELCENCKRPQAVCWCTALPPERLQPRSNIILLQHPAEEKRCLRTAPMLQLGLAENKCLIFKGKKFPQPRHDNLENILTQPNTILLYPSKTAIDIIDLVNDNDSYNLVLLDGTWPQAKAIYASSPILHNIRQVKLITSTVSSYIIRTQPTEGCLSTLETAAEALSQLEKDPKYRDQLVRPLHILCQYQLDNGAVTHQSKEFLLKTRTYPKLIGKRLSRLLRSTNDTVLNLD, from the exons ATGGAAGAAGAAGATGTATGGGAAGACCTGTCTAATATACCTGCAGATCCACCACATATGCGTGAATTGTGTGAAAATTGCAA AAGGCCACAAGCAGTGTGTTGGTGTACAGCCCTTCCCCCTGAGAGGTTGCAACCACGCAGCAACATCATTCTCCTGCAGCACCCCGCCGAGGAGAAACGCTGCCTCCGGACTGCCCCCATGCTGCAGCTGGGCTTAGCAGAAAACAAGTGCCTTATCTTCAAAGGAAAAAAGTTCCCACAACCAAGACATGACAACTTGGAGAACATCCTAACTCAACCTAATACAATATTACTCTATCCTAGCAAAACTGCTATTGATATAATTGACTTAGTTAATGATAATGATTCATACAATCTTGTCCTATTAGACGGTACCTGGCCCCAAGCTAAAGCTATCTATGCCTCCAGTCCTATTTTACATAATATAAGGCAGGTTAAATTAATTACTAGTACTGTAAGTAGCTATATTATAAGAACGCAACCAACAGAAGGTTGTTTGAGTACATTGGAAACAGCGGCAGAGGCTTTGTCTCAATTGGAGAAGGATCCAAAATACAGAGATCAATTAGTACGACCTTTACATATACTGTGCCAATACCAGTTGGACAATGGAGCTGTTACTCACCAGTCAAAGGAGTTTTTATTGAAAACTAGAACATATCCTAAGTTGATAGGAAAACGTTTATCTAGGCTATTAAGGTCTACAAATGACACTGTTCTCAATTTAGATTAA